From the Accumulibacter sp. genome, one window contains:
- the orn gene encoding oligoribonuclease → MAQADNRLVWLDMEMTGLDPERDRIIELAMVLTDDQLVTIAESPVWVVHQMDSCLAAMDEWNRKTHGRSGLIERVRASLLDEAAVEAAALDFLRAHVAQGASPMCGNSVGQDRRFMLRYMPQLEAWFHYRNLDVSTLKELCRRWQPEVARAFVKKADHTALADVRESISELQYYRANFIRA, encoded by the coding sequence ATGGCACAGGCCGACAATCGCCTCGTTTGGCTGGATATGGAAATGACCGGGCTCGACCCCGAGCGGGATCGCATCATTGAATTGGCGATGGTGCTTACCGATGACCAGTTGGTGACCATCGCCGAGTCACCAGTTTGGGTGGTGCACCAGATGGACTCTTGTCTCGCGGCGATGGACGAGTGGAACCGCAAGACGCACGGTCGTTCGGGGTTGATCGAGCGGGTCAGGGCATCGCTGCTCGACGAGGCTGCAGTCGAAGCGGCAGCGCTGGATTTTCTGCGCGCGCACGTGGCGCAGGGGGCGAGTCCGATGTGCGGCAATTCGGTTGGCCAGGATCGTCGATTCATGCTGCGCTACATGCCACAGTTGGAGGCATGGTTCCACTATCGCAATCTTGACGTCAGTACGCTCAAGGAGCTCTGCCGGCGCTGGCAACCCGAGGTCGCCAGAGCGTTCGTAAAGAAGGCCGATCATACGGCGCTGGCAGACGTCCGTGAGTCAATCAGCGAACTGCAGTACTACCGCGCGAACTTCATCCGGGCCTAA
- a CDS encoding ArnT family glycosyltransferase, producing MLAPAQPARLPGLTLPPSGWSLAVLLALYVLPGLIGHDPWKNDDAVTIGVVHQMLSSGNWLTPGLAGRPYPDAPLYYWLAASSAYLSSWLLPLHDGARLASGACTLLALAFILLAARELHGRTEAPAAPLLLAGSIGFLFHAHEAQPMLATLAAHAAAYWGLTQMARRPRRGAIVYATALGLGLLTNGLAAMLPLLPVAALVAWRADNRQRVARLLAASVLLATLPAATWLAALALRDPSYLTAFSLAELSQLASTAPPWPRLLRLLLMLPWYAWPAFPLAAWALWAKRRHLLSTPLALPLFALLSALPMISFWLDARSASALLLLPPLVLLAVPGVSALRRGAANAFDWFGMITFSILALLAWIGWCAMVFGWPASLGRQSLRLAPGFIAHFSVIAAGFALWATTAWCWLIGTTARSPMRGIMHWMAGLTLFWLLIATLWMPWIDHIKTYRQAAASLARNLPASYGCIVSVNVSDPVLASLDYFEGIRTVSAASPGATHCQLFLFHGSPKDGGLTAGRDWRKIWQGGRPSDRRDSEKLQLYLRGGKRSTTADT from the coding sequence ATGCTGGCACCCGCGCAGCCGGCTCGCCTACCGGGCCTCACGCTGCCGCCAAGCGGCTGGAGCCTGGCCGTCCTGCTCGCCCTTTACGTCCTGCCGGGCCTGATCGGCCACGACCCTTGGAAGAACGACGATGCGGTGACCATCGGCGTCGTGCACCAGATGCTGTCGAGTGGCAACTGGCTGACACCCGGACTCGCCGGCCGTCCTTATCCTGACGCCCCCCTGTACTACTGGCTGGCGGCCAGCAGCGCCTACCTGTCATCCTGGCTACTGCCGCTGCATGACGGCGCCCGCCTGGCCAGCGGAGCATGCACATTGCTGGCGCTGGCGTTCATTCTGCTCGCGGCGCGCGAACTGCATGGCCGCACCGAGGCGCCAGCAGCGCCTCTGCTGCTGGCCGGCAGCATCGGGTTCCTGTTCCACGCGCATGAGGCGCAACCGATGCTGGCGACGCTGGCCGCTCATGCAGCCGCCTACTGGGGCCTGACGCAAATGGCGCGGCGACCGCGCCGCGGCGCCATCGTTTACGCCACCGCGCTTGGGCTCGGTCTCCTGACCAACGGCCTGGCAGCGATGCTGCCCCTGCTGCCAGTCGCCGCCCTCGTCGCCTGGCGCGCCGACAACCGGCAACGTGTGGCCCGCCTGCTGGCGGCCTCCGTCCTGCTGGCCACCCTTCCTGCGGCCACATGGCTCGCGGCTCTGGCGTTGCGCGACCCGTCCTATCTGACCGCCTTCAGTCTCGCGGAGCTGAGCCAGCTCGCCAGCACGGCGCCGCCGTGGCCACGACTGCTGCGCCTCCTGCTCATGCTGCCCTGGTATGCCTGGCCGGCTTTCCCACTCGCCGCTTGGGCTCTGTGGGCAAAGCGAAGGCATCTACTGAGCACGCCGCTTGCCCTGCCCCTCTTCGCACTGCTGTCCGCGCTACCCATGATCAGCTTCTGGTTGGATGCGCGCAGCGCATCGGCGCTGCTGCTGCTGCCACCACTGGTACTGCTCGCAGTGCCGGGGGTCAGCGCGCTGCGGCGGGGCGCTGCCAACGCATTCGACTGGTTCGGCATGATCACCTTCAGTATTCTGGCGCTGCTTGCCTGGATTGGCTGGTGCGCCATGGTTTTCGGCTGGCCGGCGAGTCTGGGCCGGCAGTCCCTGCGCCTGGCACCCGGTTTCATCGCCCACTTCAGCGTCATCGCCGCCGGCTTCGCGCTGTGGGCGACCACCGCGTGGTGCTGGCTGATCGGCACCACGGCGCGCTCACCGATGCGCGGCATCATGCACTGGATGGCGGGACTGACGCTCTTCTGGCTGCTGATCGCGACGCTCTGGATGCCCTGGATCGACCACATCAAGACCTATCGTCAGGCCGCGGCGTCGCTTGCCAGAAACCTGCCGGCAAGCTACGGGTGCATCGTCAGCGTCAACGTCTCGGATCCCGTACTGGCCTCGCTTGACTACTTCGAGGGTATTCGCACGGTGTCAGCGGCATCGCCTGGCGCCACGCACTGCCAGTTGTTCCTGTTCCATGGCTCACCCAAGGACGGCGGTCTGACGGCAGGGCGCGACTGGCGAAAGATATGGCAAGGGGGCCGTCCATCTGATCGCCGTGACAGCGAAAAGCTGCAACTCTACCTGCGGGGTGGCAAGCGGAGCACCACAGCCGACACCTGA
- the rpmE gene encoding 50S ribosomal protein L31, giving the protein MKEKIHPAYNEITVTCSCGNVFTTRSTMKKALHVEVCSACHPFYTGKQKIIDTAGRVEKFNQKYGAMRKTA; this is encoded by the coding sequence ATGAAAGAGAAGATTCACCCAGCATACAACGAGATCACGGTGACCTGCTCCTGCGGCAACGTCTTCACCACGCGATCGACGATGAAGAAGGCGCTCCACGTCGAGGTCTGTTCAGCCTGCCATCCGTTCTACACCGGCAAGCAGAAGATCATCGACACTGCCGGTCGCGTCGAGAAGTTCAATCAGAAGTACGGCGCCATGCGCAAGACGGCCTAG
- the rho gene encoding transcription termination factor Rho, whose product MQLSELKALHVSQLLDMAVNNNIEGANRLRKHELIFALLKNQARKGESIFGDGTLETLSDGFGFLRSPDTSYLASTDDIYVSPSQIRRFNLHTGDTIEGEIRTPKEGERYFALVKVDRINGETPEASKNKILFENLTPLHPAEHLALERDIRGEENITSRIIDIIAPIGKGQRGLLVASPKSGKTVMMQHIAHAITSNHPDVSLIVLLIDERPEEVTEMTRSVRGEVVASTFDEPATRHVQVAEMVIEKAKRLVEHKRDVVILLDSITRLARAYNTVQPASGKVLTGGVDANALQKPKRFFGAARNIEEGGSLTIIATALIDTGSRMDDVIYEEFKGTGNMEIHLDRRMAEKRVYPAINVNRSGTRREELLLKPDVLQKMWILRKLLYNMDDLEAIEFLLDKIKATRNNGEFFDSMRR is encoded by the coding sequence ATGCAACTATCCGAACTCAAAGCATTACATGTCAGCCAGTTGCTCGACATGGCGGTCAACAACAACATCGAGGGCGCCAATCGCTTGCGCAAGCATGAGCTGATCTTTGCCCTGTTGAAGAACCAGGCCCGCAAGGGGGAAAGCATCTTTGGCGACGGCACGCTCGAAACCCTTTCTGACGGTTTCGGCTTCCTCCGCTCGCCGGACACCTCGTACCTAGCAAGCACCGACGACATCTACGTCAGCCCGAGCCAGATCAGGCGCTTCAACCTGCACACAGGGGACACCATCGAAGGGGAGATTCGGACGCCCAAGGAAGGAGAGCGCTATTTCGCCCTGGTCAAGGTCGACCGGATCAACGGCGAGACGCCAGAGGCATCAAAGAACAAGATCCTCTTCGAAAACCTGACTCCACTGCATCCGGCCGAGCATCTGGCACTCGAACGGGACATCCGCGGCGAGGAGAACATCACCAGCCGCATCATCGATATCATCGCGCCGATCGGCAAGGGACAACGGGGGCTGTTGGTAGCCAGCCCGAAGAGCGGCAAGACCGTGATGATGCAGCACATTGCGCACGCCATCACCAGCAACCATCCGGACGTCTCGCTCATCGTGCTGCTCATCGACGAACGTCCCGAAGAGGTGACCGAGATGACCCGGTCCGTGCGTGGAGAAGTCGTGGCATCGACCTTCGACGAGCCGGCGACTCGCCATGTACAGGTCGCCGAGATGGTCATCGAGAAAGCCAAGCGCCTGGTTGAACACAAGCGCGACGTCGTCATCCTGCTGGACTCGATCACCCGCTTGGCGCGCGCCTACAACACGGTGCAACCCGCCTCCGGCAAAGTCCTCACCGGCGGTGTCGATGCCAATGCACTACAGAAACCGAAGCGTTTCTTCGGTGCCGCGCGCAACATCGAAGAAGGCGGCTCGCTGACCATCATCGCCACCGCCCTGATCGATACCGGCAGTCGCATGGATGACGTCATCTACGAGGAGTTCAAGGGCACGGGCAACATGGAAATCCACCTTGATCGCCGGATGGCGGAAAAACGCGTCTATCCAGCGATCAACGTCAATCGATCGGGCACGCGCCGGGAAGAACTGCTGCTGAAACCGGACGTCCTGCAGAAGATGTGGATCCTGCGCAAGCTGCTCTACAACATGGACGATCTCGAAGCGATTGAGTTCCTGCTCGACAAGATCAAGGCAACCCGCAACAACGGCGAGTTCTTCGACTCGATGCGCCGCTGA
- the trxA gene encoding thioredoxin TrxA, which yields MNEHIHHVTDDSFAADVLQSAEPVLVDYWAEWCGPCKMIAPLLDDIATDYAGRLKVVKLNIDDNQRTPASYGIRGIPTLMLFKNGNVEATKVGALSRAQLVTFIDSNL from the coding sequence ATGAACGAACACATCCATCACGTCACCGACGACAGCTTCGCTGCCGACGTATTGCAGTCGGCAGAACCGGTTCTGGTCGATTACTGGGCAGAATGGTGCGGCCCGTGCAAGATGATCGCGCCGCTGCTCGACGACATCGCCACCGACTATGCAGGTCGCCTGAAGGTCGTCAAGCTGAATATCGATGACAACCAGAGGACGCCGGCCAGTTACGGCATCCGTGGCATCCCGACGCTGATGCTGTTCAAGAACGGCAACGTCGAGGCGACGAAGGTGGGGGCACTGTCACGCGCGCAGTTGGTCACTTTCATTGACAGCAATCTCTAA
- the fdxA gene encoding ferredoxin FdxA: MAYVVTENCIKCKFTDCVDVCPVDCFHEGPNFLVIDPEECIDCTLCVPECPAEAIFAEDDVPQAQHGFIALNAELAQIWPVISERREALPDADEWSNKPDKLKYLER; the protein is encoded by the coding sequence ATGGCGTACGTTGTTACAGAGAACTGTATCAAGTGCAAGTTCACGGATTGCGTCGACGTCTGTCCGGTGGACTGCTTTCATGAAGGGCCGAACTTCCTCGTGATCGATCCCGAGGAGTGCATCGACTGCACCCTTTGCGTCCCGGAGTGTCCGGCGGAAGCAATCTTCGCCGAGGATGATGTACCGCAGGCACAGCATGGGTTCATTGCCCTGAATGCGGAACTGGCACAGATTTGGCCGGTCATTTCAGAGCGCCGGGAAGCATTGCCGGACGCCGACGAGTGGAGCAACAAGCCGGACAAGCTCAAGTATCTCGAGCGTTGA
- the fadD gene encoding long-chain-fatty-acid--CoA ligase FadD, whose amino-acid sequence MEKIWLQSYQKGVPAEVDLSEFKSLGELFERSVGKYRDRVAYLSMGAQITYGELDKLSRDFAAYLQSVLKLPQGARVALMMPNVLQYPICIFGALRAGYVVVNVNPLYTPRELEHQLKDSGAEVIVILENFAVTLEQVVARTPVKHILVARLGDMLPFPKGAVVNFVVKYVKKMVPAWTLTRAVNFRTALGKGAAAELKAVIVQQEDLAFLQYTGGTTGVSKGAMLLHRNILANLAQAHAWINPALGDDQHMVVTALPLYHIFALTANCFTFFKIGASNLLIVNPRDIPGFVGELAKHRFTVITGVNTLFNALLNNDAFCALDFGHLRVTLGGGMAVQKAVAERWKQVTGKPLIEAYGLTETSPAATINPLDIPAYNGAIGVPISSTEVTIRDDAGRDVPLGERGELCIRGPQVMKGYYNRPEETAKVIMPDGFLLTGDVAVMDEKGFVRIVDRKKDMILVSGFNVYPNEVEDVVAQHAGVLEVAAVGVPHEKSGEVVKIFVVKKDPALTAEVLIAHCREHLTGYKVPGQVEFRSELPKTNVGKILRRELRDEATKKS is encoded by the coding sequence GTGGAAAAAATCTGGCTGCAGAGCTATCAGAAGGGTGTGCCCGCGGAGGTGGACCTGAGCGAGTTCAAGTCGCTTGGTGAGTTGTTCGAAAGGAGTGTCGGCAAGTATCGCGATCGTGTCGCCTACCTCAGCATGGGCGCACAGATCACCTACGGCGAACTCGACAAGCTGTCACGGGATTTTGCCGCTTACCTGCAGTCCGTTCTCAAGCTGCCGCAGGGCGCGCGCGTGGCGCTGATGATGCCGAATGTCCTGCAGTATCCGATCTGCATTTTCGGCGCGCTGCGTGCCGGCTACGTGGTAGTCAATGTAAACCCGCTGTATACGCCCCGCGAGCTCGAACACCAGCTCAAGGACTCGGGTGCCGAAGTGATCGTCATTCTCGAGAACTTCGCCGTGACGCTCGAGCAGGTGGTCGCCCGGACACCGGTCAAGCACATCCTCGTGGCCCGTCTGGGTGACATGCTTCCCTTCCCCAAGGGAGCAGTGGTCAACTTCGTCGTCAAGTACGTGAAGAAGATGGTCCCCGCCTGGACCCTGACGCGGGCGGTCAATTTCAGGACGGCACTTGGCAAGGGAGCGGCCGCCGAACTGAAAGCGGTCATCGTGCAGCAGGAAGACCTGGCCTTCCTGCAGTACACAGGGGGTACCACGGGCGTCTCGAAAGGGGCGATGCTGTTGCACCGAAACATCCTTGCCAACCTCGCGCAGGCGCACGCCTGGATCAATCCGGCGCTGGGCGACGACCAGCACATGGTCGTGACGGCGCTTCCCCTTTATCACATCTTTGCCCTGACGGCGAACTGTTTCACCTTTTTCAAGATTGGTGCCAGCAACCTGCTGATCGTCAATCCGCGCGACATTCCCGGTTTTGTCGGCGAACTCGCCAAGCATCGCTTTACCGTCATTACAGGTGTCAACACGCTGTTCAACGCACTGCTGAACAACGATGCTTTCTGCGCGCTCGATTTCGGGCACCTCCGGGTCACCCTCGGCGGTGGCATGGCGGTGCAGAAGGCGGTGGCGGAACGATGGAAGCAGGTCACGGGCAAGCCGTTGATCGAGGCCTACGGTCTCACCGAAACCTCGCCGGCGGCAACGATCAATCCGCTCGACATCCCGGCCTACAACGGTGCCATCGGTGTTCCGATTTCGTCGACCGAGGTCACGATTCGCGACGATGCAGGCAGGGACGTGCCACTCGGCGAGCGCGGCGAACTGTGCATCCGCGGCCCGCAGGTGATGAAGGGCTATTACAACCGTCCGGAAGAAACGGCGAAGGTGATCATGCCGGACGGCTTCCTTCTCACCGGTGACGTCGCGGTGATGGACGAAAAGGGTTTCGTGCGCATTGTCGACCGCAAGAAGGACATGATTCTCGTCTCCGGCTTCAATGTCTACCCGAACGAGGTCGAGGACGTGGTGGCGCAGCACGCCGGCGTCCTCGAGGTTGCGGCAGTCGGGGTGCCGCACGAAAAGTCCGGCGAGGTCGTGAAGATCTTCGTGGTCAAGAAGGATCCGGCACTGACCGCCGAGGTGCTGATCGCCCACTGTCGCGAACACCTGACCGGCTACAAGGTTCCAGGGCAGGTCGAGTTCCGCAGCGAGTTGCCAAAGACCAACGTCGGCAAGATCCTGCGCCGCGAGCTGCGCGACGAAGCGACAAAGAAATCGTGA
- a CDS encoding ankyrin repeat domain-containing protein has translation MTKALRQTAVSMICTLLLAMSGCSREPESSVPTPPPAISVEEPPTEAPALATAAARGDLAAMRALLEAGAEIDDTDTLGRTALHMAAFYGRTRASELLLSSGANIEARDRIGMTPLHAAVVAGGRLQVELLLSRKADVDARSETGQTPLHLAAATGQPRVARVLIDNGADTKSKDKSGNTPLFYASRNRHPVTAELLRQYAARD, from the coding sequence ATGACTAAAGCCTTGCGCCAGACCGCCGTATCGATGATCTGCACGCTCCTCCTCGCCATGAGTGGCTGCAGCCGGGAGCCAGAGAGCAGCGTCCCGACGCCACCACCCGCCATCAGCGTCGAAGAGCCGCCGACCGAGGCGCCCGCCTTGGCAACTGCCGCCGCCCGCGGTGACTTGGCAGCCATGAGGGCGCTGCTCGAAGCAGGGGCCGAGATCGACGACACCGACACCCTTGGCAGGACGGCCCTGCACATGGCTGCATTCTATGGTCGCACCAGAGCCAGCGAACTGCTGCTCAGCAGCGGCGCGAATATCGAAGCCCGCGACCGCATCGGCATGACGCCCCTGCATGCCGCCGTTGTCGCTGGTGGAAGACTGCAGGTGGAACTGTTGCTGTCAAGGAAGGCCGATGTCGATGCGCGCAGCGAAACCGGTCAGACGCCACTGCACTTGGCTGCGGCAACCGGCCAACCGAGAGTGGCGCGCGTCCTGATCGACAACGGCGCCGATACGAAGAGCAAGGACAAGAGCGGCAACACGCCGCTGTTCTACGCCTCGCGCAACAGGCACCCGGTCACCGCGGAACTGCTCCGGCAGTACGCAGCGCGGGATTGA
- a CDS encoding DUF4399 domain-containing protein codes for MNRRTSLSVAALFLLPLDASARPLPDDPFERRCWLQFTADRAAVNLFADATPVTFSNLRDGFHVRSPLWVEFGIRGMGVMPAGNKREQTGHHHLLIDTPLPASVTEPIPFSDKHRHFGKGQTAVALDLSPGPHHLRLLFADHEHRPYYVFSRKINIIVTGSRKDLPKPKIDPARFAETCQAWYQDEVTTPPAAEKLVYAKNLRNGETVGSPFLLKLGVVGLGVAAERTAIADTGFFQIDVRQNRSVLRSLRLSDGQTETVLDLEPGDYDLDLAFLAGNGQPLLRDQLQVTVTKRQTMTRP; via the coding sequence ATGAATCGCCGGACAAGTCTTTCAGTGGCTGCCCTGTTCCTCCTCCCCCTCGACGCCAGCGCCAGACCGCTGCCGGATGATCCGTTCGAGCGCCGGTGCTGGCTGCAGTTCACCGCTGACCGCGCCGCCGTCAACCTGTTCGCCGACGCGACGCCGGTAACGTTCTCCAACCTGCGCGACGGTTTCCATGTTCGCAGCCCGCTGTGGGTGGAGTTCGGCATCCGCGGCATGGGCGTGATGCCTGCCGGCAACAAGCGCGAGCAAACCGGCCACCACCACTTGCTGATCGACACACCGCTTCCGGCATCGGTTACCGAACCGATTCCCTTCTCCGACAAGCACCGGCACTTTGGCAAGGGACAGACCGCCGTCGCGCTCGACCTGTCGCCCGGACCGCACCACCTGCGCTTGCTCTTTGCCGATCACGAGCATCGCCCATATTACGTCTTCAGTCGCAAGATCAACATCATTGTGACGGGTAGCCGAAAGGACTTGCCGAAGCCGAAGATCGACCCGGCTCGCTTTGCCGAAACCTGCCAGGCGTGGTATCAGGATGAAGTGACGACGCCACCGGCAGCAGAGAAACTCGTCTACGCGAAAAACCTGCGCAACGGCGAGACAGTCGGCAGCCCTTTCCTGCTCAAACTTGGTGTCGTCGGGCTTGGTGTCGCAGCGGAAAGGACGGCAATCGCCGATACCGGGTTCTTCCAGATCGACGTCAGACAGAATCGCTCCGTGCTGCGGAGCCTCCGTCTGAGTGACGGCCAGACCGAGACAGTCCTTGATCTCGAACCTGGCGACTACGATCTCGACCTCGCCTTCCTGGCTGGCAACGGCCAGCCCCTGTTGCGCGACCAACTGCAGGTCACGGTCACCAAGCGCCAGACGATGACCCGCCCGTGA
- the icd gene encoding NADP-dependent isocitrate dehydrogenase encodes MSASLIKVPQGGQKIVPGQAVPDNPIIPFIEGDGIGIDITPVMIKVVDAAVAKAYGGAKKIFWMEVYAGEKSTQMYGSDVWLSSETLGALKEFSVSIKGPMTTPVGGGIRSLNVALRQELDLYQCVRPVRYFRGVPSPLKDPAKTNMVIFRENTEDIYAGIEWEANSEGCRKVVKFLQDEMGVKKIRFPASSGIGIKPVSQEGTERLVRAAIKYAISNKRKSVTIVHKGNIMKFTEGAFRDWAYALAKKEFGGVEIDGGPWLRLPNGIVIKDSIADAFLQQILLRPAEYDVICTTNLNGDYISDALAAQVGGIGIAPGANISDAYACFEATHGTAPKYAGLDKVNPGSLILSAEMMLRHLGWFEAADLIIASMEAAIGDKVVTYDFARLMDGATEVSCSEFGDAMIARM; translated from the coding sequence ATGAGTGCAAGTCTGATCAAAGTCCCACAAGGCGGCCAGAAAATCGTTCCGGGGCAGGCTGTCCCGGATAATCCGATCATCCCGTTCATCGAGGGCGACGGCATCGGCATCGACATCACGCCGGTGATGATCAAGGTGGTCGATGCGGCAGTCGCCAAGGCCTACGGTGGGGCGAAGAAGATCTTCTGGATGGAGGTCTACGCTGGCGAGAAGTCGACGCAGATGTACGGCTCCGACGTCTGGCTCTCCTCCGAAACCCTTGGCGCACTCAAGGAGTTTTCGGTATCGATCAAGGGGCCGATGACGACGCCGGTCGGTGGCGGCATCCGTTCACTGAACGTGGCGCTGCGTCAGGAGCTCGATCTCTACCAGTGTGTTCGCCCGGTGCGCTACTTCCGGGGCGTGCCCTCGCCGCTCAAGGATCCGGCCAAGACGAACATGGTCATCTTCCGCGAGAACACGGAGGACATCTACGCCGGAATTGAGTGGGAAGCGAATTCCGAGGGCTGCCGGAAGGTCGTCAAGTTTCTGCAGGATGAGATGGGCGTGAAGAAGATCCGCTTCCCGGCCAGTTCGGGAATCGGCATCAAGCCGGTATCGCAGGAGGGTACCGAGCGCCTCGTGCGTGCAGCCATCAAGTACGCGATCAGCAACAAGCGCAAGTCGGTGACAATCGTCCACAAGGGCAACATCATGAAGTTCACCGAGGGCGCCTTCCGTGACTGGGCTTACGCGCTGGCGAAGAAGGAATTCGGTGGCGTCGAGATCGATGGGGGACCCTGGCTTAGGCTGCCCAATGGCATCGTGATCAAGGATTCGATCGCCGACGCGTTCCTGCAGCAGATCCTGCTGCGCCCGGCGGAGTACGACGTGATTTGCACGACGAACCTGAACGGCGACTACATATCGGACGCGCTGGCCGCCCAGGTCGGTGGCATCGGGATCGCCCCGGGCGCCAACATCTCGGACGCCTACGCCTGTTTCGAAGCGACGCACGGCACGGCACCCAAGTATGCCGGTCTCGACAAGGTCAACCCGGGTTCCCTTATCCTCTCGGCAGAGATGATGCTGCGCCACCTCGGTTGGTTCGAAGCCGCGGACCTGATCATCGCATCGATGGAGGCCGCGATCGGCGACAAGGTCGTCACCTACGACTTCGCGCGCCTGATGGACGGGGCCACCGAGGTCTCGTGCTCGGAATTCGGCGACGCGATGATCGCCCGCATGTAG
- the aceK gene encoding bifunctional isocitrate dehydrogenase kinase/phosphatase — translation MDLPSSENLLPRRIAEAMIDGFNRHYRIIRHYGQQAKLLFEAADWKGVHDAVRERIRSYDDRVSETAELLCANYGAAALDDATWQQLKLFYIGQLINHKQPELAETFFNSVCTKILHRTYFNNDYIFARPAVSTEYIQSYPPVYRSYYPAQRGLRRTVRQIIVDCDWQRPFENLDRDVDYIMRTLRQRMGEWPVADANAQIEVLHSAFYRNKGAYIFGKGINGHAEYPFAVAVVHSPAGELVVDTILLDSAQISILFSLSRAYFMVDMEVPSGYVQFLRSIMPHKPPSEIYTMLGLGKQGKILFFRDLKQHLRHSQDQFIIAPGIAGLVMLVFTLPSYPYVFKLIKDVFGPSKEMDRDTVKRKYLMVKQVDRVGRMADTLEFSQVLLPKKRFSVELLDALRTLAPSLIEEEGDNLVIKHLYIERRLTPLNIYLDAATPAEIDQAVCEYGNAIRELAIANIFPGDMLWKNFGVTSYRRVVFYDYDEIEYMTDINFRAIPEPPYPEMEMSGEPWYSVGRNDVFPEEFASFLLGSAKVRSAFLKYHRPLLNVRFWQTTQERIRAGHVDDFFPYSEDLRFCKAFAEG, via the coding sequence ATGGATCTTCCGAGCAGTGAAAACCTGCTTCCACGCCGTATCGCCGAGGCGATGATCGATGGCTTCAACCGCCACTACCGCATCATTCGCCACTACGGCCAGCAGGCCAAGCTACTCTTCGAGGCGGCGGACTGGAAGGGCGTTCATGATGCGGTCCGCGAGCGTATCCGGTCCTACGATGATCGGGTCAGCGAGACCGCCGAGTTACTGTGCGCAAACTACGGTGCGGCGGCACTCGACGACGCGACTTGGCAGCAGCTCAAGCTGTTCTACATCGGGCAGCTGATCAACCACAAGCAACCCGAACTCGCCGAGACCTTCTTCAACTCGGTGTGCACGAAGATCCTGCATCGCACCTACTTCAACAACGACTACATCTTTGCCCGGCCGGCGGTGTCGACCGAGTACATCCAGTCCTATCCACCGGTCTATCGCAGCTACTATCCGGCGCAGCGCGGACTGCGACGGACGGTCCGGCAGATCATCGTCGACTGCGACTGGCAGCGTCCTTTCGAGAACCTCGATCGCGACGTCGATTACATCATGCGGACGCTCCGGCAGCGGATGGGCGAGTGGCCGGTGGCCGACGCCAACGCCCAGATCGAGGTCCTGCATTCGGCCTTCTATCGCAACAAGGGAGCCTACATCTTTGGCAAGGGAATCAACGGCCACGCCGAGTACCCGTTTGCGGTAGCCGTCGTGCATTCGCCGGCCGGCGAGCTGGTGGTGGACACCATCCTGCTCGACAGCGCGCAGATCAGCATCCTGTTCTCCCTCTCGCGCGCCTATTTCATGGTCGACATGGAGGTGCCGTCGGGCTACGTGCAGTTCCTTCGCAGCATCATGCCGCACAAACCGCCGTCGGAGATCTACACGATGCTCGGCCTTGGCAAGCAGGGCAAGATCCTCTTTTTCCGCGACCTGAAGCAGCATCTCCGGCATTCGCAGGACCAGTTCATCATCGCGCCGGGTATTGCCGGCCTCGTGATGCTCGTGTTCACCCTGCCTTCCTACCCCTATGTCTTCAAGCTGATCAAGGATGTGTTTGGACCGAGCAAGGAGATGGATCGCGACACGGTCAAGCGCAAGTATCTGATGGTCAAGCAGGTGGACCGGGTCGGCCGCATGGCGGATACTCTCGAGTTCTCGCAGGTTCTGCTGCCAAAGAAGCGCTTCTCGGTCGAACTCCTCGACGCCTTGCGCACGCTGGCGCCGTCGCTGATCGAGGAAGAGGGTGACAATCTGGTGATCAAGCACCTGTACATCGAGCGCCGCCTGACGCCGCTCAACATCTACCTGGACGCGGCAACACCCGCGGAGATCGATCAGGCCGTGTGCGAGTATGGCAACGCGATCAGGGAACTGGCGATCGCCAACATCTTTCCGGGCGACATGCTGTGGAAGAACTTCGGTGTGACCAGCTACCGACGCGTGGTTTTCTACGACTACGACGAGATCGAGTACATGACCGACATCAACTTTCGTGCCATCCCGGAGCCGCCGTATCCCGAGATGGAGATGTCCGGTGAGCCTTGGTATTCCGTCGGCAGGAACGACGTCTTCCCGGAGGAGTTCGCGAGCTTCCTGCTCGGCTCGGCGAAGGTCCGCTCGGCCTTCCTGAAGTACCATCGTCCGTTGTTGAACGTCCGCTTCTGGCAGACGACGCAGGAAAGAATCCGCGCCGGCCACGTCGACGATTTCTTCCCCTATTCGGAAGACCTCCGTTTCTGCAAGGCCTTTGCCGAGGGCTGA